GAGGCCACCGAGGACGACATCCGGGCCGCCGCCCTCCAGTACGTCCGCAAGGTCTCCGGGTTCCGCGCCCCGGCCGCGCACAATCAGGAGGTGTTCGACCGGGCCGTCGACGAGATCGCCGACGCCACCCGCGCCCTCCTGGAGCACCTGGAGGTGCGTGGCCTCAAGAAGCCGGAGCCGGTGCCGGACGCCGTATGACGAAGCCGGCCAGCGTCCCGGCCAGGAACAGCGCCAGGACGGAGGCCCCCGCACCGAGCCAGGTCGCGCCCAGCCACTGGCCTCCGATGTAGCCGAGTCCCACGCTGTACCCGGCCCAGGCCACGCCCGCCAGGGCGGACCAGGGCAGGAAGTCCTGTACGCGGCGCCGGGCCGCGCCCGCGGCCAGCGAGACCACCGAGCGCCCGGCCGGTACGAAGCGGGCCAGGACCACCAGCACCCCGCCGCCCCGCGCGAGCGCGCTGCCGAGACGTTCCTGCGCGCTGCGCAGGCGGCGCGAGCGGGCGAGCGCGCGGTCCAGCCGCGGCCCGCCGTGCCAGGCGAGCCGGTACGCCGCGAGGTCGCCGAGCACCGAGGCCGTCGCCGCGCACAGCAGCAGCGCCGGCAGGGAAGGGACTGGCGCGCCGGTGGTCGCCGCGGCGGCCGTCGCCGCCGTGACCACCAGGACGCCGCTCGGCAGCACCGGCAGGAACACGTCCAGCAGGACCGACGCGGCGACGGCGGCGTAGATCCACGGGCCGGCGGTCAGCGGCCCCACGCTGTCGAGCACGTTCACAGGCGTAGAGCGTACGCCCGGTGATCACGCCGGTACGCGGAACGGGCCGGAACCTTTCGGCGATTCCGGCCCGTCGGCCACGATTTCGGTTCTTCGGCCGGGATTTCAGCCACGGAGGCCGGGATTCCGGTCGCGGAGGCCGTGATTCCGGCCCGTGCCTCGATCCGGCGCCGCGCCTCGATCCGGACCCGCGCCTAGATTCCGGCCCGCGCCTCGATTTCGGCGCCGCGCCTCGATTCCGGCGCCGCGCCTCGATTCTGGCCCGCGCCACGATTCCGGCGCCGCGCCTCTTCCGGACCCGCGCCACCGGTCCGTCGTCGGTACGGCTACGCCAGCGCCGCGGCCTTGGGCTCGGTCCGCTCCTCGCCCTCCGCGCCCGCAGCCGCGCCGCGCTTCGCGAACAGGCCGTCCACCGCCAGCGCGCCCGGGCCGGTGAACACCAGCAGCAGGAACGCCCAGCAGAAGAGCGCCGAGGACTCGCCGCCGTTCTGCAGCGGGAACAGTGCCTCGGCCTGGTGCATCTTGAAGTACGCGTACGCCATCGAGCCGGACGCCACGAACGCCGCGCTGCGGGTGCCTATGCCGAGCAGCACCAGGGCTCCGGCGACCAGCTGGATCACCGCCGCGTACCAGAACGGCCAGAGGCCGGTCGGGACCGTGCCGCCACCCACCGCGCCACCGAGCACGCCGAACAGGGACGCGGCGCCGTGGCAGGCGAAGAGCAGGCCGACGACGATGCGGAACAGGCCGAGGGCGTACGGCTGGGACTGATTCAGGCGGGACGCAAGGGTGTTCATGGGGGGAGGGGCTCCTTCGGTCACGGGGGACGACACCGACGAGCCCTTAGGTTAGGCAAGCCTGAATAGTGCTTGCAAGTTCAACATTAAGCCTTTCTCAGTATGTGGGCGTCAGTCGGCGTCCTCCGGCGTCAGCGACCGCTCGTCCGCCTTCACCAGCCGCGCCCCGCCGCCCCGTACCGCCTTCGTCCGGTCGAGCCGCAGCCTCGCCGACCTCCCGCTCAGTGTGAGCGTCATCAACTGGTTGCCGAACCACGGCCCGCCCGTCCTGCGCCAGTCGAACGACCGCCGCCCCACCCGGCCGTGCCGCGCCAGCGCCCGCCCCAGCCGCGCTCCTGCCCGGCTCCAGCCGAAGCGGAACCCGAGCCGCACCACACCCGGTATCGCGTTGTGCAACGGTGAACAGGTCAGCTGAAACACCCGTGTT
This sequence is a window from Streptomyces sp. HUAS YS2. Protein-coding genes within it:
- a CDS encoding DUF2277 domain-containing protein; translation: MCRSIKTLRPPVLPHEATEDDIRAAALQYVRKVSGFRAPAAHNQEVFDRAVDEIADATRALLEHLEVRGLKKPEPVPDAV
- a CDS encoding DedA family protein gives rise to the protein MLDSVGPLTAGPWIYAAVAASVLLDVFLPVLPSGVLVVTAATAAAATTGAPVPSLPALLLCAATASVLGDLAAYRLAWHGGPRLDRALARSRRLRSAQERLGSALARGGGVLVVLARFVPAGRSVVSLAAGAARRRVQDFLPWSALAGVAWAGYSVGLGYIGGQWLGATWLGAGASVLALFLAGTLAGFVIRRPAPAPAS
- a CDS encoding DoxX family protein; its protein translation is MNTLASRLNQSQPYALGLFRIVVGLLFACHGAASLFGVLGGAVGGGTVPTGLWPFWYAAVIQLVAGALVLLGIGTRSAAFVASGSMAYAYFKMHQAEALFPLQNGGESSALFCWAFLLLVFTGPGALAVDGLFAKRGAAAGAEGEERTEPKAAALA